One genomic region from Candidatus Tanganyikabacteria bacterium encodes:
- a CDS encoding site-specific DNA-methyltransferase yields MIDAPVSERFGLSWPGKAASREAADAPSRFQLVFRPDESVRPEGAEHLFVTGDCLDALKLLEPELVGRVKAVVIDPPYNTGQSFIYPDRFRDRSLAAADGRDHAAWLSMMFPRLALAHRLLRPDGALFVTIDDAECHHLRMLCDELFGEGNFVTSIAWQRKVSPANDARYFSSDHDWILVYARDKAAWRPNRLPMTSRQRRYYQNPDADPRGPWNSTTYTCNKTRSERPNLYYPIRNPHTGEDAWPSPAAVWAYSREVAERHALEGLLYWGRDGKSRRPRFKKHLSAARRVVPRTVWTYSEVGSTQSATQALRALLPDMKFETPKPPTLIRRILEIATDPAGGDIVLDCFAGSGTTAQAVLEANAADGGDRRFVLVQLPERTAYARYPTIADIARARVAEVIRRLGNKVGYRAYRVAS; encoded by the coding sequence ATGATCGATGCGCCCGTCAGCGAGCGGTTTGGCCTGTCCTGGCCGGGCAAGGCAGCCAGCCGCGAGGCGGCCGACGCGCCGAGCCGCTTTCAGCTCGTCTTTCGGCCTGACGAGAGCGTGCGGCCCGAGGGTGCCGAGCATCTCTTCGTCACCGGCGATTGCCTCGATGCGCTCAAATTGCTCGAACCCGAACTCGTCGGACGGGTCAAGGCCGTCGTGATCGACCCGCCTTACAACACGGGCCAGTCCTTCATCTACCCCGATCGCTTCCGCGACCGCTCGCTCGCGGCGGCCGACGGCCGCGACCACGCCGCATGGCTTTCGATGATGTTCCCCCGCCTGGCGCTGGCCCATCGCCTGCTGCGGCCCGACGGTGCGCTCTTCGTCACCATCGACGACGCGGAATGCCACCACCTGCGGATGCTCTGCGACGAGCTTTTCGGCGAAGGCAACTTCGTGACCTCCATCGCGTGGCAGCGCAAGGTCTCCCCGGCCAACGACGCCAGGTACTTCAGCAGCGACCACGACTGGATCCTGGTGTACGCCCGGGACAAGGCCGCCTGGCGGCCCAACCGCCTGCCCATGACCAGCCGGCAGCGCCGGTACTACCAGAACCCGGATGCCGATCCGCGCGGCCCCTGGAACTCGACGACGTACACCTGCAACAAGACGCGCAGCGAGCGGCCGAACCTCTACTACCCCATCCGCAATCCACACACCGGCGAGGACGCCTGGCCGAGCCCCGCGGCGGTCTGGGCCTATTCGCGGGAAGTGGCCGAACGCCACGCCCTGGAAGGCCTCCTCTACTGGGGCCGCGATGGCAAATCGCGCCGGCCGCGGTTCAAGAAGCACCTCTCGGCGGCCAGGCGGGTCGTGCCGCGCACCGTGTGGACCTACTCCGAGGTCGGCAGCACGCAGAGCGCCACGCAAGCCCTGCGGGCCCTGCTGCCGGACATGAAGTTCGAGACCCCCAAGCCGCCGACCCTGATCCGGCGAATCCTGGAGATAGCGACCGATCCGGCGGGCGGCGACATCGTGCTCGACTGCTTCGCCGGATCCGGCACGACGGCCCAGGCCGTGCTGGAGGCCAACGCCGCCGACGGCGGCGACCGCCGCTTCGTCCTGGTCCAGTTGCCCGAACGCACGGCTTATGCCCGCTATCCCACGATCGCCGACATTGCCCGCGCACGTGTCGCTGAGGTGATTCGGAGACTTGGCAACAAGGTGGGATACCGCGCGTATCGGGTGGCGTCATAG